In the genome of Arachis stenosperma cultivar V10309 chromosome 6, arast.V10309.gnm1.PFL2, whole genome shotgun sequence, the window TGTAACATTTTATGGTGAGCGCTTATACAGGGTAACCATGTCCATCCTTAGAATTTTGCTTCAAAACTATATTTTCTCCGAAGAATACAGCTGAAACTCAGGTTCTGGAATTTGAACCAGCAAATTACGACATGCCAAGTTATGATGATCATTATGTTAACATGATTTAGCGATTTGcacaagaatgaaaactatCCTTTAAAGGTCATGACTAGAAGTATGCTTAACAGCGAGATAAGAAAAGAGAGATCTCTGGCAAGTGGATTAATCTCTACTGAGGTATAAGATTTGCATATTTGAAAGTAACTTGCAGCAAAATGTTACCGCCTCagttttaaaataaatcttGCTTGTTTACTAATTTGATACATTGAAAAATCCGATGTATCTGGACACAAACTATGTCCAAATACATTGACTTTTAATGTAGTATCAAATTGTTCAAAGCAACATTTACTTTGAAATAGAGCAAGTGAATTTGTCTTCCAAACAAGCAGCAAGATAAACAGAAGGGGAAATTTTGTCCAAAACTAAGGAGAGAAAACACATGCCACTTTACAtaaagatgatgaatgcaatcACATCTGATATATCTTAACTCTAAACTTAGCAACAGACAAAAATAGGCTACCCCATTAAATCAGACAAACTGAAAGTTCCTTCGAGCAACATTGTTCATAATTTGGCCCACTTCAGTCTTCAACATAAAGTGATGGTTTGATAAAACCTCAAGGTTATTGCATTCAATTTAATTAGATAGAAAAACGAAATTACTGAAAGAACACATAGAACTAGGAGATCATGCCTCGTATGTTAATAGGCCACCAGAAGAACCAGGTTGGCGCAAGGTAGCTTTAGATATAGCTCCATTTGCAGAAAGAATGCATATTCCCATAGGACCCTTCTGTGCAATCGAGAAAATCTTTCCAGCAACGTCCTGGGAGGCGAAAAGGTTAAAAAAGCTTCAATCATCATAATTCAAACTATGTCATCAATCTCATGAAGCCAACAACAACCTACACTTTGTTCTAGATTAGATTACCTCTCCAGCATGAACGGTCACAACATGAGGTGTAAAATCAGTACCAGTTGTGCTTCCAAGCAAGCCTTCAAAAGACAACAGAAAGAAGGGTAAATTTTCACGCTCGAGATAATATGCATAATAAATTCAACCCCCCAAAAAAATCTCTTTTCCCCCTCACATAAGCTCCGACCAGTTGCACAGaacaatattaaattataagCTAAAATCAGGAAAAAGTTCACGTCTTTTTCATTGATAATGAGCCAAAAGTCCAAAACAGAATGTTCTGCCATTTCAGAATGAACGAACAAGAACACAGTTAAAAAATGTATGAAGCTACTCCTGAAAAAAAATGTTCCCCCTCCAAATAAAATTGGGTAAAACCTTCTAGAAAACCCTGttaccccccccccccctttctctttctctctaaAAAACAAAGATCAGAGAGAGATGAAGAAATTTTCTTTCTGGAACCGTCTAAacccaacaaaaacaaaacggAGACATTAGatatttccattttttttccAGAAGAAGGATGAGTCAACCTATAATCCAATATTATATTGATGTGTTCGTTTTAGTTGGTACAGCGTACACAAAGGATTCTTGCATTTTCCCATCAACCAAACAATACAGAGAGTGAGGTCACACCGCTCACCATTCACCAAACCACCAAGAACACTTGatacaaaagaaaaagggaataatATGACAGGAAACAAAAAAGTAAAACTAGTAACTCAcccaaagaagaaagaaggttcCAGCTTCCAGAAGCATGTGACTTTGCACTACTGCCACGACCCCGTTTTGATGAAAACTTTGAACCCGAACTCGAACCCGGAGTTAGAGAGAATCCCGGTGGTGGTTGGTTTGGCACCCTGAGGTTCCCTTCGGAGTCATACTTTCTTGgtctccctctcttcttcttcccaaACAACTCCAAACTCCCTTGCCCCGAAGCACCACCTGTTCCTGTTGTTACCGGTGACATTGTAGCTGTGCCTGGTGGCGCTTGTGGTTGTTCCCGTGGTGGCTGTGGTTGCggttgtggtggtggtggtggtggttgcgGTCCTCCTCCAAGGTTTCCAAAGTTCAAGTTCATCACCTGGGGTGGAAACTGGGTAGTTACCGGTGTATCGGAGTTTGTGTTCCTGGGTGAACCGGAAAACACACTCTCCTTAAGTGGTTCCATTGAAGcggaaaagagaaagaaaatgaaggaaaaagaaaaagagagtgTGTTGTTCTGTGGAATGTGAGTGTGTTTGATGTTTCAAGGTTTAGCAGAAAAACGGTTGTCACTTGCTGAGAGGTTTGAACGAGAAGCAAAAACCTCTGCAAATGGCGCCACAAGTTGTATAAGCAACAAGGTGTAGGTAGagtagcttttttttttttttgttttattatattGTGTCCCTTTTTTGCTTTAATCTTTGATGAGAGAAATTATGAATACTATTACTAGGTCTGTCTCTACATTGGCATTAATGGAGGAAGAAAATTGGAGAATGGGAAAAacctgcttttttttttctttttttttttcttttcttgtctGTACTGTATCCCACTGTTGATTATTTTATGCGatagtaattaattattgttatttattatttcgaaaGTAATAGTAATAGCATTATTATTGAGATTTTAATACGCCCAAGGTAGAGTACTAGCAATAATAATCTATGAGGATGTGTAACTAACTCGATGTGGATAATCACTTGTCGTATTCCCAAATTACCCTCCCCTTATTTTGACCGTCTAGATTCTTTTCCCGTAACACAAATAAAGTACTGGTAAAATGAACGGAAAGTTTTGCTAagttttttttaagttatatatataattaaaactgaaaaattatttaaaattaaaattgcttgaataaaattttgaatcGAAATAGTCTTCACCCACCCAATTTAGGCTTCTTCATGAATAAAGAAtaacatgatttttttttcttaaacaaatttaaataaagaaaagaaaatcctaattatttcctcCGTTTCAACTTGTTATTTTCAATTAAGGTAAATTAATTCGAAGTGGTGAAGAAGTCAAAGATATAAGTAGTTATCGAAAAGATGCAAGTGCAGGCATTGGTTGGAGGTACTCGACACGGGTTCGATTTCGAAACGGCTTATTAAATCGAACAAATATTTGAGATAGGCAATCGAACAAGATATTCGAATAAGCGGATCGAGCAATTACAGTAGTGAAGGAGTTGAAGACTTTTACCACGTGAGGAATTAATGTGTAACGCTTAGTGGCGAAAGAGCGGGAACGGTTATCTCCAGGATGGTGCTGCATAATTACTCGTCGGTTACAAAACAAATTACCATAAATACTAGAAAGTGTTAGAGAATAAGGGTTGGAACTTTAACTTAAAAAACACTCAAGCACACTCACATCCCCTGCGAATTCCTGAGTCTGCGATCGAGTTTCTTTTATGCAGGGTTCCTTCCATGTTTTTATCTTTTCAGTTTATCTTCTTGTAAACTTTACTTTTCAAGTAAATTTATCTTTCAAGcatttctttaattttccaTATCCAATTTACATTTCAGCATCTTTAAATTTTATGCCAAAGTCCTTTCACCCAGTCAAAGgcattttattgctttctttaa includes:
- the LOC130936338 gene encoding AT-hook motif nuclear-localized protein 1-like isoform X1, with translation MEPLKESVFSGSPRNTNSDTPVTTQFPPQVMNLNFGNLGGGPQPPPPPPQPQPQPPREQPQAPPGTATMSPVTTGTGGASGQGSLELFGKKKRGRPRKYDSEGNLRVPNQPPPGFSLTPGSSSGSKFSSKRGRGSSAKSHASGSWNLLSSLGLLGSTTGTDFTPHVVTVHAGEDVAGKIFSIAQKGPMGICILSANGAISKATLRQPGSSGGLLTYEGRFELLSLSGSFTVPDSSAAIPSSGLSVSLAGPDGRVIGGGVAGLLTAATPIQIVVGSFMPNGQKPQKRKYTRQPVASHAASGPMATVSAAGPISQSNPGGENPLGSLSQLPDQGQRESVSASSDKLNLDDTLNGDNWNDTEDFSDHRPSPDINISLPDE
- the LOC130936338 gene encoding AT-hook motif nuclear-localized protein 7-like isoform X2, yielding MEPLKESVFSGSPRNTNSDTPVTTQFPPQVMNLNFGNLGGGPQPPPPPPQPQPQPPREQPQAPPGTATMSPVTTGTGGASGQGSLELFGKKKRGRPRKYDSEGNLRVPNQPPPGFSLTPGSSSGSKFSSKRGRGSSAKSHASGSWNLLSSLGLLGSTTGTDFTPHVVTVHAGEDVAGKIFSIAQKGPMGICILSANGAISKATLRQPGSSGGLLTYEGRFELLSLSGSFTVPDSSAAIPSSGLSVSLAGPDGRVIGGGVAGLLTAATPIQIVVGSFMPNGQKPQKRKYTRQPVASHAASGPMATVSAAGPISQSNPGGENPLGSLSQLPDQGDPEAHITEC